In the genome of Coraliomargarita algicola, one region contains:
- a CDS encoding IS4 family transposase, whose translation MNIGTSSLFSQLLSLVDRDDFRRLVRDTGSQARSKGFGSWDHFVSMLFCQLAQAKSLREIDTGLRSCEGKLQHLGMNGAPRRSTLSYANAHRPHELFEKLFYQLLAKVSEGAPKKKFRFKSKLYSLDSTVIDLCASMFDWAKFRSTKGAAKLHLLLDHDGCLPCYARITEGKVADVTVAQQLKLPKGSLVVMDRGYTDYYMYERWSAEGVGFVTRLKKNAEFYEFKDYPVKPGGVVVSDHTGQFNCFEAGRRIKGTYRKVVVWIEEKQQHMELLTNRFDLSSATIAEIYKQRWQIELFFKAIKQNLRVKTFVGTSANAVRIQIWTALIAILLIKYLQFKSRMSWALSNLVALLRWNLFTHRNLWKWIDDPFMHSHPPPEDESYQTVLDGIAST comes from the coding sequence ATGAACATTGGCACGAGTAGTCTATTCAGCCAACTACTTTCTTTAGTGGATCGTGACGATTTTCGTCGATTGGTGCGCGATACAGGCAGCCAAGCTCGCAGCAAGGGCTTCGGAAGTTGGGACCACTTCGTTTCAATGCTGTTTTGTCAGCTAGCTCAGGCTAAGAGTCTGCGGGAGATCGACACCGGCTTGAGAAGTTGCGAAGGCAAGCTACAGCATTTGGGGATGAATGGTGCTCCGAGGCGATCAACGCTTTCTTATGCCAATGCGCATCGTCCACATGAGCTCTTCGAAAAACTGTTTTACCAGTTGCTGGCTAAAGTCAGTGAGGGTGCACCGAAGAAAAAGTTTCGCTTTAAGAGTAAACTCTATTCGCTCGATAGCACGGTGATCGACTTGTGCGCTTCAATGTTCGATTGGGCAAAGTTCCGTTCCACTAAGGGCGCCGCCAAACTACACCTGCTCTTGGATCACGATGGCTGTCTTCCATGTTATGCTAGGATAACTGAGGGTAAAGTGGCCGACGTGACAGTGGCCCAGCAGCTCAAGCTGCCAAAGGGCTCATTGGTCGTTATGGATCGCGGTTATACGGACTACTATATGTATGAGCGTTGGTCCGCTGAAGGCGTAGGCTTCGTCACGCGCCTGAAAAAGAATGCCGAGTTTTATGAGTTCAAAGATTATCCTGTAAAGCCGGGTGGCGTCGTCGTTTCTGATCATACCGGCCAGTTCAATTGCTTTGAGGCGGGAAGACGAATCAAAGGAACCTACCGCAAGGTTGTCGTTTGGATTGAAGAGAAACAGCAGCATATGGAGCTGCTCACCAATCGCTTTGATCTGAGTTCGGCCACGATTGCAGAGATCTATAAACAGCGCTGGCAAATCGAATTGTTCTTCAAGGCCATTAAGCAAAACTTGAGAGTGAAGACCTTTGTCGGCACCTCCGCCAACGCAGTCAGAATACAGATTTGGACAGCACTGATCGCTATTTTGCTGATCAAATACCTCCAGTTCAAAAGCCGCATGTCCTGGGCGCTCTCAAATCTGGTCGCTCTGTTACGCTGGAACCTCTTTACGCACAGGAATCTATGGAAGTGGATCGATGATCCGTTCATGCATAGCCACCCGCCGCCAGAGGATGAGTCATACCAGACCGTTTTGGACGGCATCGCCTCAACTTAA